One part of the Truepera radiovictrix DSM 17093 genome encodes these proteins:
- a CDS encoding molybdopterin-containing oxidoreductase family protein — MPILRSVCPLDCPDACSLHITVEDGVMTQLAGDPEHPVTQGFACVKTRHYPARQNHPERLRVPLKRVGRKGEGRFRRVSWDEALDDIAARTQEVVRAYGAESVLPYNYAGTMGLCERDQPLAFFRAIGASELEQTICATTGGAAWEMNYGPGKLAPELGDVEHARLILLWGINSLRSNSHLTPFLKRARARGARVIHIDPYRNETSRFADEHLQLTPGTDAALALALGGVILEEGLEDAAYLSAHAKGLGAYRAACAAWPPERAAAFCGLGPGGAARVRELARAFAAAGAAFIRVGYGMTRNEGGGNALRAVTLLPALTGAWRHRGGGAMLSTSGSFGLNTSRLGGQHLLRRGVRRVNMNRLASALELTENPIKALFVFNANPAAVAPDSSRVRAGLAREDLFTVVLEHFQTDTADYADYLLPATTFLEHPDLYTSYGHHYLGWAEPVVAPLGECKPNTWVFRELASRLGLADETLFWGAEEVARALLDSEHPHLRGITFERLQRERSVKLALPQPYRPYAAGSSFADRKIRFAPAPEQLEFEERLSERFPLRLISPPGSHLLNTTMGNIPALLKAAGGEPQVVINPRDAARLGVRHGERHRVVSAHGSILRKVVVSDDAKEGVLVALGQWWPKLAPDGRSLNDLTGERLTDLGGGSTFGNVPVQVEPVEAP; from the coding sequence ATGCCTATCCTGCGCTCGGTCTGCCCGCTCGACTGTCCGGACGCCTGCTCGCTGCACATCACCGTCGAAGACGGGGTGATGACGCAGCTAGCGGGCGACCCCGAGCACCCCGTCACCCAGGGTTTCGCCTGCGTCAAGACGCGCCACTACCCCGCGCGGCAAAACCACCCCGAGCGGCTGCGCGTACCCCTAAAGCGCGTCGGCCGCAAAGGGGAGGGGCGCTTTAGACGCGTCTCGTGGGACGAAGCGTTAGATGACATCGCGGCGCGCACGCAGGAGGTCGTGCGCGCTTACGGCGCCGAGAGCGTGCTCCCGTACAACTACGCGGGCACCATGGGGCTCTGCGAGCGCGACCAGCCCCTCGCCTTTTTCCGCGCCATCGGCGCCTCTGAGCTCGAGCAGACGATCTGCGCGACCACGGGGGGCGCGGCGTGGGAGATGAACTACGGCCCCGGCAAGCTCGCCCCCGAGCTCGGCGACGTCGAACACGCGCGGCTCATCCTCCTCTGGGGGATCAACAGCCTGCGCTCGAACTCGCACCTCACCCCCTTTTTAAAGCGGGCTCGAGCGCGGGGCGCCCGGGTGATCCACATCGACCCCTACCGCAACGAGACCTCGCGCTTCGCCGACGAGCACCTGCAGCTCACCCCCGGCACCGACGCGGCCCTGGCGCTCGCTCTGGGGGGCGTGATCCTCGAAGAAGGTCTGGAGGACGCCGCGTACCTGAGCGCCCACGCGAAGGGCCTGGGGGCCTACCGCGCGGCCTGCGCGGCCTGGCCGCCGGAGCGGGCGGCGGCCTTTTGCGGTCTGGGGCCGGGCGGGGCGGCGCGCGTCCGCGAGCTCGCGCGCGCCTTCGCGGCGGCGGGGGCCGCTTTCATCCGGGTCGGCTACGGTATGACGCGCAACGAGGGGGGCGGCAACGCGCTGCGCGCGGTGACGCTCCTGCCCGCGCTCACCGGCGCGTGGCGGCACCGCGGGGGCGGCGCGATGCTCTCGACGAGCGGCAGCTTCGGCCTCAACACGTCGCGCCTGGGCGGCCAGCACCTGCTGAGGCGCGGCGTGCGGCGCGTCAACATGAACCGTCTCGCTTCGGCCCTCGAGCTGACCGAAAACCCTATCAAAGCGCTTTTCGTCTTTAACGCGAACCCGGCGGCGGTCGCCCCCGACTCGAGCCGCGTCCGCGCGGGGCTCGCGCGCGAGGATCTGTTCACCGTCGTGCTCGAGCACTTTCAGACCGACACCGCCGACTACGCCGACTACCTGCTCCCCGCGACCACGTTTTTGGAGCACCCCGACCTCTACACCTCGTACGGGCACCACTACCTCGGGTGGGCGGAGCCGGTGGTGGCGCCCTTGGGCGAGTGCAAGCCGAACACCTGGGTCTTCCGCGAGCTCGCGTCGCGCCTCGGTCTAGCGGACGAAACGCTCTTCTGGGGCGCCGAGGAGGTGGCGCGCGCGCTTTTGGACAGCGAGCACCCGCACCTTCGGGGCATTACGTTCGAGCGCCTCCAACGCGAGCGGAGCGTCAAGCTGGCGCTGCCCCAACCCTACCGGCCGTATGCCGCGGGGAGCAGCTTCGCGGACCGCAAGATCCGCTTCGCCCCCGCACCCGAGCAGCTCGAGTTCGAGGAGCGGCTCTCCGAGCGCTTCCCGCTGCGGCTCATCTCGCCGCCCGGTTCGCACCTGCTAAACACCACCATGGGCAACATCCCGGCGCTCCTCAAAGCGGCGGGCGGTGAACCGCAGGTCGTGATTAACCCGCGCGACGCGGCGCGCTTGGGCGTCCGCCACGGCGAACGCCACCGCGTCGTGAGCGCTCACGGGAGCATCCTCCGCAAGGTCGTGGTGAGCGACGATGCCAAAGAGGGGGTGCTCGTCGCCCTCGGGCAGTGGTGGCCGAAGCTCGCGCCGGACGGCCGCAGCCTTAACGACCTCACCGGCGAGCGCCTGACCGACCTAGGTGGCGGCAGCACCTTCGGCAACGTGCCGGTGCAGGTCGAACCGGTGGAGGCGCCCTAG
- the tnpA gene encoding IS200/IS605 family transposase, with product MEYRYGSHTVFNIEYHFVWVTKYRYKVLKGDIAERVRELVRQTCEAFEIRILSGVVSSDHVHILVSAPPTMAPSEIMRRIKGRSASKLFEEYPKLKARYWGRHFWARGYFCATVGQVTEEMIKSYLEHHFEPTREDNFRTED from the coding sequence ATGGAGTATCGCTATGGCAGCCATACCGTCTTCAACATCGAGTACCACTTTGTGTGGGTCACGAAGTACCGCTACAAGGTGCTGAAAGGGGACATAGCCGAGCGTGTTAGGGAGTTGGTGCGGCAAACCTGCGAGGCGTTCGAGATACGGATTCTGAGCGGAGTGGTGAGTAGCGACCACGTGCATATTCTGGTGAGTGCGCCGCCGACAATGGCGCCGAGTGAGATCATGCGGCGGATCAAAGGGCGAAGTGCGAGCAAGCTATTCGAGGAGTATCCGAAGCTAAAAGCACGTTATTGGGGGCGGCACTTTTGGGCTAGAGGGTACTTCTGTGCGACGGTGGGGCAAGTCACGGAAGAGATGATCAAGAGCTACCTGGAGCATCACTTCGAGCCGACCCGAGAGGACAACTTCAGGACAGAGGACTGA
- a CDS encoding aldo/keto reductase encodes MHYRTVGRTGVRVSSLCLGTMSFGDTADEGEAKRMFGRALAAGINFFDCADVYAAGRAEEILGRLIAGMRDELVITSKVFGRTGEDPNARGLSRRHMTRAVEASLKRLGTDRLDFYFVHQFDPDTPIEETLRGLHDLVRRGLILYPAVSNWAAWQIMKAQGVAAREHLTRFELMQPMYNLVKRQAEVELLPMARSEQLGVIPYSPLGGGLLSGKYGVRRRPEGGRLVDNRMYAERYALPSYFETAERFTAYAEEHGVHPATLAVAWVASHPAVTAPIVGARSAEQLEPSLAAANFTMTPAMREEIAALTPEVPPFHDRREERSASALGER; translated from the coding sequence ATGCACTACCGCACCGTAGGACGCACCGGGGTGAGGGTCTCGAGCCTGTGCTTGGGGACCATGTCGTTCGGCGACACCGCCGACGAAGGGGAGGCGAAGCGGATGTTTGGGCGCGCGCTCGCCGCCGGCATCAACTTCTTCGACTGCGCGGACGTCTACGCGGCGGGGCGCGCGGAGGAGATCCTCGGCAGGCTGATCGCGGGGATGCGCGACGAGCTTGTAATCACCAGCAAGGTGTTCGGCAGAACCGGCGAGGACCCCAACGCCCGGGGGCTCTCACGGCGCCACATGACGCGCGCCGTCGAGGCGAGCCTGAAGCGGCTCGGGACCGACCGGCTCGACTTCTACTTCGTCCACCAGTTTGACCCCGACACCCCCATCGAGGAGACGCTGAGGGGGCTGCACGACCTCGTGCGGCGCGGGCTGATCCTCTACCCGGCGGTGTCGAACTGGGCGGCGTGGCAGATCATGAAAGCCCAGGGCGTCGCGGCGCGCGAGCACCTGACCCGCTTCGAGCTGATGCAGCCGATGTACAACCTCGTCAAACGCCAAGCCGAGGTCGAGCTCTTGCCGATGGCTCGGAGCGAACAGCTGGGCGTGATCCCCTATAGCCCGCTGGGGGGCGGCCTTTTGAGCGGCAAGTACGGCGTGCGGCGGCGGCCCGAGGGGGGTCGGCTGGTGGACAACCGCATGTACGCCGAGCGCTACGCGCTGCCGAGCTACTTCGAGACCGCCGAGCGCTTTACCGCCTACGCCGAGGAGCACGGCGTTCACCCCGCGACGCTGGCGGTCGCTTGGGTGGCGTCGCATCCGGCGGTCACGGCGCCGATAGTCGGCGCGCGCAGCGCCGAGCAGCTCGAGCCCTCGCTCGCGGCCGCAAACTTTACGATGACGCCGGCCATGCGCGAGGAGATCGCCGCGCTCACCCCCGAAGTGCCGCCCTTTCACGACCGGCGCGAGGAGCGGAGCGCCAGCGCCCTCGGGGAGCGCTAG
- a CDS encoding Lrp/AsnC family transcriptional regulator: MKLDRLDQQIISALEDDGRRPYRDIARDLDVAEATVRARVNRLLESGSIRITAVGNYFQLGLKVVAICLIRVRPGHVQESAEALRAYPHVRFVGTSFGSADIIIQTLHPDIGSLHRFMSVELPRALPHVTYTETFQLAEVVKSAWNWKAWFAQLEGREEPEVPEPVP, encoded by the coding sequence ATGAAGCTAGACCGTTTGGACCAGCAGATTATCAGCGCGTTAGAGGACGACGGGCGCCGCCCCTACCGCGACATCGCGCGCGACCTCGACGTCGCCGAGGCCACGGTGCGGGCGCGCGTCAACCGGCTTTTAGAGAGCGGGAGCATCCGCATCACCGCGGTTGGCAACTACTTTCAGTTGGGCCTCAAAGTCGTCGCGATATGCCTGATTCGCGTGCGGCCCGGTCACGTGCAAGAGAGCGCGGAGGCGCTTAGGGCGTACCCACACGTGCGCTTTGTCGGCACCTCGTTCGGTTCGGCGGACATCATCATCCAGACGCTGCACCCCGACATCGGGAGCCTGCACCGCTTTATGAGCGTCGAGCTGCCGCGGGCGCTGCCGCACGTGACCTACACCGAAACGTTTCAGCTCGCCGAGGTCGTCAAGAGCGCCTGGAACTGGAAGGCGTGGTTTGCGCAGCTCGAGGGGCGAGAGGAGCCGGAGGTGCCGGAGCCGGTGCCGTGA
- a CDS encoding ABC transporter substrate-binding protein, with the protein MKRTLIVSLGVLLGLSWAQTVRVGLNEDPDTLDPDLSRTYVGRIVFASLCDKLFDISTDLEIIPQLATAYAFSEDNLSLTITLRDGVVFHDGTPLDAEAVRYNLERSKNLPGSNRASEIEQLQSVEVVDDTTVRLTLSQPFAPILAQLADRAGMMVSPTAAEEAGENFGNAPVCAGPFRFVERVAQDRIVLERFPDYWDAASIHLEGVVFLPIPDTSVRLANLQAGDLELIERPAPTDLETIRNAPNLELPTAPSLGYQGLTINLANPEPLDTPLATSPQVREALELALDRDIINQAVFDGEYLVGNQPVPPSSPWYNENFPIPERDVERARALLQEAGFERVAFELMVGNNPESVRLGEVIQALAGEAGFDITLRATEFATALDLQEQGQYEVFQIGWSGRLDPDGNIHQFYTCEGALNETGYCDEEVDRLLNEARSVADIDERKALYDEASARYLPNRNIIYLYHTQLFFPHVDRLEGFQPYPDGLLRWQGVTLN; encoded by the coding sequence ATGAAGCGAACCCTGATCGTCTCGCTAGGCGTGCTGCTCGGCCTGTCGTGGGCGCAGACGGTGCGCGTCGGGCTCAACGAGGACCCCGACACGCTCGACCCCGACTTAAGCCGCACCTACGTCGGGCGCATCGTCTTCGCCAGCTTGTGCGACAAGCTCTTCGACATCTCGACCGACCTGGAGATCATCCCGCAGCTCGCCACGGCTTACGCGTTCTCCGAGGACAACCTCTCGCTGACCATCACCCTGCGCGACGGGGTCGTGTTCCACGACGGCACCCCGCTAGACGCCGAAGCGGTCCGCTACAACTTGGAGCGCTCGAAAAACCTCCCCGGCTCCAACCGCGCGAGCGAGATCGAACAGCTCCAGAGCGTCGAGGTCGTCGACGACACCACCGTCCGCCTCACCCTGTCGCAACCCTTTGCCCCCATCCTGGCACAGCTCGCCGACCGCGCCGGGATGATGGTCTCGCCGACCGCCGCCGAGGAAGCGGGCGAGAATTTTGGCAACGCGCCCGTCTGCGCCGGTCCCTTTCGCTTCGTCGAGCGCGTCGCCCAAGACCGCATCGTCTTAGAGCGGTTCCCCGACTACTGGGACGCGGCGAGCATCCACCTAGAAGGGGTCGTCTTCCTCCCCATCCCCGACACCAGCGTCCGCTTGGCCAACCTTCAAGCGGGCGACCTAGAGCTCATCGAGCGCCCCGCGCCCACCGACTTAGAGACCATCCGCAACGCCCCCAACCTCGAGCTGCCCACCGCCCCCAGCCTGGGTTACCAGGGGCTGACCATCAACCTCGCCAACCCCGAGCCGCTCGACACCCCGCTCGCTACCAGCCCGCAGGTCAGAGAGGCGCTCGAGCTCGCGTTGGACCGCGACATCATCAACCAAGCGGTCTTTGACGGCGAGTACCTCGTCGGCAACCAACCCGTACCGCCCAGCAGCCCCTGGTACAACGAGAACTTCCCGATCCCCGAACGCGACGTCGAGCGCGCCAGGGCACTTTTGCAAGAAGCGGGCTTTGAGCGGGTCGCGTTTGAGCTGATGGTCGGCAACAACCCCGAGTCGGTGCGCCTCGGCGAGGTGATCCAGGCGCTGGCCGGCGAGGCGGGGTTTGACATCACGCTGCGCGCCACCGAGTTCGCCACCGCCCTCGACTTGCAAGAGCAGGGGCAGTACGAGGTCTTTCAGATCGGCTGGTCGGGCCGCCTCGACCCCGACGGCAACATCCACCAGTTCTACACCTGCGAGGGCGCCCTCAACGAAACGGGTTACTGCGACGAGGAGGTCGATAGGCTCCTCAACGAGGCGCGTTCGGTCGCCGACATCGACGAGCGCAAAGCCCTCTACGACGAGGCGAGCGCGCGCTACTTGCCCAACCGCAACATCATCTACCTCTACCACACCCAGCTCTTTTTCCCGCACGTCGACCGCTTGGAGGGGTTCCAGCCCTACCCCGACGGGTTGCTGCGCTGGCAGGGCGTCACGCTGAACTGA
- a CDS encoding ABC transporter permease, whose product MLLFILRRCVTAVPTLIIVTLMVFGIQRALPGDPALIIAGEQRDPEVIAYIRERYRLNDPVPVQYVAWLAQVVRGDLGRSIRTNQSVTELILQKLPVTLQLALLSMLVALLIAIPIGVLSAVRKDTALDYAGTLFALSGLSVPNFWLGILLILVVSVQWNLLPASGYVEFSRDPVENLRRMIMPSLVLGTGLAAVIMRQLRASMLEALKQDYVRTARAKGLFGRRVVLRHALRNALIPVVTLIGLQMGALLSGAVLTEQVFSIPGFGKLIVDAVFNRDYAVVQGVVLVTATAYIVINLLVDIAYALLNPRIGVGRA is encoded by the coding sequence GTGCTTCTATTTATCCTCCGGCGCTGCGTTACCGCCGTACCCACGCTCATCATCGTTACGCTCATGGTCTTCGGCATCCAGCGCGCGCTTCCCGGTGACCCGGCCCTTATCATCGCGGGCGAGCAGCGCGACCCCGAGGTGATCGCCTACATCCGCGAGCGCTACCGCCTGAACGACCCGGTGCCCGTGCAGTACGTCGCTTGGCTTGCGCAGGTGGTGCGCGGCGACCTCGGGCGCTCTATCCGCACCAATCAGAGCGTGACCGAACTGATCCTCCAAAAGCTGCCGGTGACGCTCCAGCTCGCCCTCTTGAGCATGCTGGTCGCGCTTCTTATCGCCATCCCCATCGGCGTGCTCTCGGCCGTGCGCAAAGACACCGCGCTGGACTACGCGGGCACGCTCTTTGCCCTCTCGGGTCTCTCGGTGCCCAACTTCTGGCTCGGCATCCTGCTCATCCTCGTCGTCTCGGTTCAGTGGAACCTCCTACCCGCGTCCGGTTACGTCGAGTTTAGCCGCGACCCCGTCGAAAACCTCCGGCGGATGATCATGCCCTCGCTGGTGCTCGGCACGGGCCTCGCGGCGGTTATCATGCGGCAGCTGCGCGCGTCGATGCTGGAGGCTCTCAAGCAGGACTACGTGCGCACCGCCCGCGCGAAAGGGCTCTTCGGGCGGCGGGTGGTGCTGCGCCACGCACTGCGCAACGCGCTCATCCCCGTCGTCACGCTGATCGGGTTGCAGATGGGCGCCCTGCTTTCGGGCGCCGTGCTGACCGAACAGGTCTTCTCCATCCCCGGCTTCGGCAAGCTCATCGTCGACGCCGTCTTTAACCGCGACTACGCCGTGGTGCAAGGGGTGGTGCTCGTCACCGCCACCGCCTACATCGTGATCAACCTGCTCGTCGACATCGCCTACGCGCTCCTAAACCCGCGCATCGGGGTGGGGCGGGCGTGA
- a CDS encoding ABC transporter permease, with amino-acid sequence MTGSAQRLATGLEARPQAQHRALKRLLGRPLAVLGAIIILVFVMLALFAPQIAPYDPARTDFLAVRQAPSSTYLLGTDDVGRDVLSRVIYGSRASLVAGVLSVVIALGLGVPLGLLSGYYRGALDELIMRFTDALLSFPFLILAVALAAALGPSLQNAMIAIGIASAPTFIRLTRGQVLAIGAEEYVQAARALGVGDGRILARHVLPNALAPLLIQATLTIAQAIIAESSLSFLGLGVQPPTPSWGGMLNTAKNFMTQAPWMAIWPGLSIFVTVLAFNVFGDGLRDALDPRE; translated from the coding sequence GTGACCGGAAGCGCGCAGCGTTTGGCGACGGGGCTCGAGGCGCGGCCGCAGGCGCAACACCGCGCGCTCAAGCGGCTCCTGGGCCGCCCGTTGGCCGTTCTCGGCGCCATCATCATCCTTGTTTTTGTGATGCTGGCGCTGTTTGCCCCACAGATCGCCCCCTATGACCCGGCCCGCACGGACTTTCTGGCGGTGCGCCAAGCGCCCAGCAGCACCTATCTGCTCGGCACCGACGACGTGGGGCGGGACGTCTTGTCGCGGGTGATCTACGGCTCGAGGGCCAGCCTCGTAGCGGGCGTCTTGTCGGTGGTGATCGCGCTCGGTTTGGGGGTCCCCCTGGGCCTTTTGTCGGGCTACTACCGCGGCGCTCTCGACGAACTCATCATGCGCTTTACCGACGCGCTCCTGTCGTTCCCCTTTCTCATCTTGGCTGTGGCGCTCGCCGCCGCCTTGGGCCCCAGCTTGCAAAACGCGATGATCGCCATCGGCATCGCTTCGGCACCGACCTTTATCCGGCTGACCCGCGGCCAGGTGCTCGCCATCGGCGCCGAGGAGTACGTGCAGGCGGCGCGGGCGCTCGGCGTCGGCGACGGGCGCATCCTGGCGCGGCACGTGCTGCCCAACGCCTTGGCACCGCTTCTGATTCAAGCGACGCTGACGATCGCCCAGGCCATCATCGCCGAGTCGTCGCTGTCGTTTCTGGGTCTCGGGGTGCAGCCGCCGACGCCGAGTTGGGGCGGGATGCTCAACACCGCCAAAAACTTCATGACGCAAGCGCCCTGGATGGCGATCTGGCCGGGGCTCAGCATCTTCGTCACGGTGCTCGCCTTTAACGTGTTCGGCGACGGGCTACGCGACGCGCTCGACCCACGTGAATAA
- a CDS encoding chromate transporter: MVLFDLLWSFGKVGVFGFGGGPSMIPLIQAEVVDVRGWLTREEFLDAFAFGNTLPGPIATKLAGYVGYKVGGWGGALAGLAGMTVPTVLAMIALATLYLRFRDHPAVGGFLRGVRPIVIALLALVVYEFLPSALGSPPQWLANWALWALAVAAFVLSVRFNVHPALLIVAGGALGVAFFR; the protein is encoded by the coding sequence ATGGTCCTCTTTGATCTTCTCTGGTCGTTCGGCAAAGTCGGCGTGTTCGGCTTTGGCGGCGGCCCCTCGATGATCCCGCTCATCCAAGCTGAGGTCGTGGACGTGCGGGGTTGGCTCACCCGCGAGGAGTTTTTGGACGCCTTCGCCTTCGGCAACACCCTGCCAGGACCCATCGCCACGAAGCTCGCGGGTTACGTCGGCTACAAAGTCGGCGGCTGGGGCGGCGCGCTGGCCGGGCTCGCGGGCATGACGGTGCCGACGGTTCTAGCTATGATCGCACTCGCCACCCTCTACCTGCGCTTTCGCGACCACCCGGCGGTCGGGGGCTTTCTGCGCGGGGTGCGGCCCATCGTCATCGCGCTTTTAGCGCTGGTGGTCTACGAGTTTTTGCCGAGTGCGCTGGGCAGCCCGCCGCAGTGGCTCGCCAACTGGGCGCTCTGGGCGCTCGCGGTCGCGGCCTTCGTGCTGTCGGTGCGCTTTAACGTCCACCCGGCGCTGCTGATCGTCGCTGGGGGCGCGCTCGGCGTGGCGTTTTTCCGTTAA
- a CDS encoding gamma-glutamyltransferase family protein: protein MVAYDFPYPSQRMPVMAKNVVATSQPLAAQAGLTMLYRGGNAVDAAIAAAATLTVVEPTSNGIGGDAFAIVWDGRRLHGLNASGRAPAALTLARFAGQRSVPLRGPDSVTVPGAVSGWVALSERFGRLPFTQLFEPAVRYASEGFLVSPLTAKAWAAAERVFADTPEFAQAFLPGGRAPRAGEVFRFPEQAKTLERIAETKGEAFYRGELAAAMAAYVRASGGLLSEADLEAHRADWVGTISQGYRGVALHEIPPNGQGLAALLALGILEHHPLAELPADSADSLHLQIEAMKLAFADAHRYVADPESMDVRAEDLLDPNYLAARARLIDPERASVPACGVPRRGGTVYLTAADESGMMVSLIQSNYYGFGSGLVVPGTGISLQNRGAGFVLEPGHPNVVAGGKRPFHTIIPGFVTQGGAPLMSFGVMGGPMQPQGHVQMLVRLRDYGQNPQAASDAPRWRVVEGLEVAVEPGFKPDVLDELAARGHRLTQTPPEASFSFGGAQLILRTEGGYVAGSDARKDGQAVGF from the coding sequence ATGGTTGCCTACGACTTCCCCTACCCCTCGCAGCGGATGCCCGTGATGGCGAAGAACGTGGTCGCGACCTCGCAGCCCCTGGCGGCGCAGGCGGGGCTCACGATGCTCTACCGGGGCGGCAACGCCGTCGACGCCGCCATAGCCGCCGCAGCCACCCTCACGGTGGTCGAACCGACCTCGAACGGCATCGGCGGCGACGCCTTCGCCATCGTCTGGGACGGCAGGCGGTTGCACGGCCTCAACGCCTCGGGGCGCGCCCCGGCGGCGCTCACGTTGGCGCGCTTCGCGGGGCAGAGGAGCGTGCCGCTGCGCGGCCCGGATTCGGTGACGGTGCCGGGGGCGGTGTCGGGGTGGGTGGCGCTCTCGGAGCGCTTCGGGAGGCTGCCCTTTACGCAGCTTTTCGAGCCCGCGGTGCGCTACGCGTCGGAGGGGTTTCTGGTCTCCCCGCTGACCGCCAAGGCGTGGGCGGCGGCCGAGAGGGTCTTTGCGGACACCCCTGAGTTCGCGCAGGCGTTTTTGCCCGGGGGGCGAGCGCCCAGGGCGGGGGAGGTGTTTCGGTTCCCCGAGCAAGCGAAGACTTTAGAGCGCATCGCCGAGACGAAGGGGGAGGCGTTTTACCGGGGTGAGCTGGCCGCGGCCATGGCCGCCTACGTGCGCGCCTCGGGGGGGCTTTTAAGCGAGGCGGACCTCGAGGCGCACCGCGCCGACTGGGTCGGGACGATCTCCCAGGGCTACCGCGGCGTGGCGCTCCACGAGATCCCACCCAACGGCCAGGGTCTGGCGGCGCTCCTCGCGCTGGGCATCTTGGAACACCACCCGCTCGCCGAGCTGCCCGCGGACTCGGCCGACAGCCTGCACCTGCAGATCGAAGCGATGAAGCTCGCCTTTGCCGACGCGCACCGCTACGTCGCCGACCCCGAGAGCATGGACGTGCGCGCCGAAGACCTCCTCGACCCGAACTACCTCGCGGCGCGCGCGCGGCTCATCGACCCGGAGCGCGCGTCGGTGCCCGCGTGCGGCGTCCCCAGACGCGGCGGGACGGTCTACCTCACGGCCGCCGACGAGAGCGGCATGATGGTGTCTTTGATCCAGTCCAACTACTACGGCTTCGGCTCCGGGCTGGTGGTGCCGGGGACGGGGATCAGCCTGCAAAACCGTGGGGCGGGGTTCGTGCTCGAGCCCGGTCACCCGAACGTCGTGGCGGGCGGCAAACGCCCCTTTCACACCATCATCCCGGGGTTCGTCACGCAAGGGGGGGCGCCTTTGATGAGCTTCGGCGTTATGGGCGGCCCCATGCAGCCCCAAGGGCACGTGCAGATGCTCGTGCGGCTGCGCGACTACGGCCAGAACCCGCAGGCGGCTTCGGACGCGCCGCGCTGGCGCGTCGTCGAGGGGCTCGAGGTCGCCGTCGAGCCGGGCTTTAAACCCGACGTGCTAGACGAGCTGGCGGCGCGGGGCCACCGCCTCACCCAGACGCCGCCCGAAGCGAGCTTTTCGTTCGGCGGGGCGCAGCTCATCCTGCGGACGGAAGGTGGGTACGTAGCGGGGTCGGACGCCCGCAAGGACGGGCAGGCGGTGGGGTTTTAG
- a CDS encoding APC family permease, whose amino-acid sequence MSKRSRVNKGATSEGSFSRTLHLPGAIAVGLGTMLGAGIFVLSADAAQRAGPGAVVSFLLAGLIVLPTAMVVSELATAMPQEGGSYHLVSRTLGPVAGAVVGPANWLGLIFAGGFYLVGLAQFVTDLAPLAPWIVIVGGGALFTALNYFGAKLTGRLQVVIVALLVLLLGGFVTAGLFQRDPDLHTPFLPFGWSGVLSALGLIIVSFTGFEKISTVAGEVRRPERNLPRAIIGSVVLATLLYAAVLYALTGLVPTRELGDAETALVTAAARLLGTFGRVAMLLGGLLATASSVNAAVLAASRIGYAMGRDDILPAGIATLEKRRGTPYRAVLITGGLATALALTGTAPRLAEVSSALFMVSYALLAASVIAMRRFGGEAYRPAFRVPFAPWLPALGGLAALAVIATMDTASQLTGLGLVLLSLVWYALWGRARTTVKGKLGS is encoded by the coding sequence GTGTCGAAGCGAAGCAGGGTGAACAAGGGGGCGACGAGCGAAGGGTCGTTCTCACGGACGTTACATCTCCCCGGCGCGATCGCCGTCGGTCTCGGCACCATGTTGGGGGCTGGTATCTTCGTGCTTTCAGCGGACGCAGCGCAGCGGGCGGGTCCGGGGGCCGTGGTGTCGTTTCTGCTCGCGGGGCTTATCGTCTTACCGACGGCGATGGTGGTGTCCGAACTGGCAACCGCCATGCCGCAAGAGGGCGGTTCGTACCACCTCGTTTCCCGCACGCTGGGGCCCGTTGCGGGGGCTGTGGTCGGCCCCGCGAACTGGTTGGGCCTCATCTTCGCCGGAGGCTTCTACCTGGTGGGATTGGCGCAGTTCGTCACCGACCTCGCGCCCCTCGCACCCTGGATCGTCATCGTAGGGGGTGGTGCCCTCTTTACCGCCCTCAACTACTTCGGCGCCAAGCTCACGGGGCGGTTGCAGGTCGTGATCGTGGCCCTGCTCGTGCTCCTGCTCGGCGGTTTTGTAACCGCTGGGTTGTTCCAGCGCGACCCCGACCTCCACACCCCCTTTCTCCCTTTTGGTTGGAGCGGCGTGCTGAGCGCGCTCGGCCTTATCATCGTGTCCTTTACGGGCTTTGAAAAGATCTCGACTGTAGCGGGGGAGGTGCGGCGGCCAGAGCGGAACCTGCCTCGAGCCATCATCGGCTCGGTCGTGCTGGCGACCTTGCTCTACGCCGCTGTGCTCTACGCCCTGACGGGGCTCGTGCCGACGCGCGAACTCGGCGACGCGGAGACGGCCCTCGTCACGGCCGCCGCGCGCCTTTTGGGTACCTTTGGCCGCGTCGCGATGCTCCTGGGTGGACTGTTGGCGACGGCCTCGAGCGTCAACGCCGCCGTGCTCGCTGCCTCGCGCATCGGCTACGCGATGGGCCGCGACGACATCTTACCTGCAGGGATCGCCACCCTCGAGAAAAGGCGCGGCACCCCCTACCGAGCGGTGCTCATCACGGGGGGGTTGGCGACTGCTCTGGCGCTTACGGGCACCGCGCCGCGCCTCGCTGAGGTTTCGAGCGCGCTCTTTATGGTGTCTTACGCGCTGCTCGCCGCGAGCGTCATCGCGATGCGGCGTTTTGGGGGGGAAGCCTACAGGCCCGCTTTTCGCGTACCCTTCGCCCCTTGGCTACCCGCGCTCGGCGGCCTGGCGGCGCTCGCGGTGATCGCGACGATGGATACGGCGTCGCAGCTCACGGGGCTGGGGCTCGTCTTGCTCAGCCTCGTGTGGTACGCCCTATGGGGGCGCGCGCGCACGACGGTGAAAGGGAAGCTCGGCTCGTAA